A genomic region of Kitasatospora cathayae contains the following coding sequences:
- a CDS encoding Tn3 family transposase, with the protein MREGTVSSVLLRRLRSGSRKNAHYVAFREVGRVIRTIQLLRYLTDPQMRRRVTAATNKVEAYNGFSEWVRFGNRGVITDNDPVEQERAVKFNALLSNCLIFHNTLDIAQAVRQLQAEGWKVEPEDLAEVSPYLTEKIMRFGEYSTHELDLAPEAYEQHLDVDFAKLDPQDQVGAGQ; encoded by the coding sequence GTGCGCGAGGGCACCGTGTCCTCGGTGCTGCTGCGGCGCCTGCGCTCCGGGTCGCGCAAGAACGCCCACTACGTGGCGTTCCGCGAGGTGGGCCGGGTGATCCGCACCATCCAGCTGCTGCGCTACCTCACCGACCCGCAGATGCGCCGGCGGGTGACGGCCGCGACCAACAAGGTCGAGGCGTACAACGGCTTCTCCGAGTGGGTGCGCTTCGGCAACCGGGGCGTCATCACCGACAACGACCCCGTCGAGCAGGAGAGGGCCGTCAAGTTCAACGCTCTGCTCAGCAACTGCCTGATCTTCCACAACACCCTGGACATCGCCCAGGCGGTGCGCCAGCTGCAGGCCGAGGGCTGGAAGGTCGAGCCCGAGGACCTGGCGGAGGTCTCGCCCTACCTGACCGAGAAGATCATGCGGTTCGGCGAGTACTCCACCCACGAGCTCGACCTGGCGCCGGAGGCGTACGAGCAGCACCTGGACGTCGACTTCGCCAAGCTCGACCCGCAGGACCAGGTCGGCGCCGGGCAGTAG
- a CDS encoding GDSL-type esterase/lipase family protein, with protein sequence MSTEQNLITTPVTADFLRGHLDVEETAHGLLPHRLPAWARRQIPDDLLAVAEAQPSGVRLAFRTSATTIRLETLPTKRVYRGFPPPPDGIYDLLVDGRLTAQATVDGGNLRTITDMQTQTAEFTPGPVGTAHFTDLPTGEKDIEIWLPHAEITEVIALRTDAPVEPAPDKGRRVWLHHGSSISHGSNAVFPSTIWPALAASAGDVELINLGFGGSALVDPFTARAMRDTPADLISLKLGINVVNSDAMRLRAFAPAIHGFLDTIREGHPTTPLLLVSPILCPTHENTPGPLMPDLSSGTLKFKATGDPAETAAGRLTLTIVRDVLADTVKQRAAEDPNLHYLDGLDLYGESDHDEFPLPDAIHPSPEGHRRIGKNFAKLVFANNGPFAITTGCPG encoded by the coding sequence ATGAGCACCGAACAGAACCTGATCACCACCCCCGTCACCGCCGACTTCCTGCGCGGGCACCTCGACGTGGAAGAGACTGCCCACGGCCTGCTGCCGCACCGGCTGCCTGCCTGGGCGCGCCGCCAGATCCCCGACGACCTGCTGGCCGTGGCCGAGGCCCAGCCCTCCGGTGTCCGGCTGGCCTTCCGTACTAGCGCCACCACCATCCGCCTGGAGACCCTGCCCACCAAACGTGTCTACCGGGGCTTCCCGCCCCCGCCGGACGGCATCTACGACCTTCTGGTCGACGGCCGCCTCACCGCCCAGGCCACCGTGGACGGCGGGAACCTGCGCACCATCACTGACATGCAGACCCAGACTGCGGAATTCACCCCGGGCCCCGTCGGCACCGCCCACTTCACCGACCTCCCCACCGGCGAGAAGGACATCGAGATCTGGCTCCCGCACGCGGAGATCACCGAGGTCATCGCCCTGCGCACCGACGCCCCCGTCGAGCCCGCCCCGGACAAGGGGCGTCGGGTGTGGCTGCACCACGGCAGCTCCATCAGCCACGGATCCAACGCCGTCTTCCCCAGCACCATCTGGCCCGCGCTGGCCGCCTCCGCAGGCGATGTGGAGCTGATCAACCTCGGATTCGGCGGCAGCGCACTGGTCGACCCGTTCACCGCCCGCGCGATGCGCGACACCCCCGCAGATCTGATCAGCCTCAAGCTCGGCATCAACGTCGTCAACAGCGACGCCATGCGCCTGCGCGCCTTCGCCCCCGCCATCCACGGCTTCCTCGACACCATCCGCGAGGGCCACCCCACCACCCCCTTGCTCCTGGTCTCCCCCATCCTGTGTCCGACCCACGAGAACACCCCCGGACCTCTCATGCCGGATCTCTCCAGTGGAACCCTGAAGTTCAAGGCCACCGGTGATCCGGCCGAGACCGCCGCCGGACGGCTGACGCTCACGATCGTCCGCGACGTCCTGGCCGACACCGTCAAACAGCGGGCCGCCGAAGACCCCAACCTCCACTACCTCGACGGACTCGACCTCTATGGCGAGAGCGACCACGACGAGTTCCCCCTGCCGGACGCGATCCACCCCAGCCCCGAGGGACACCGCCGCATCGGCAAGAACTTCGCCAAGCTCGTCTTCGCAAACAACGGGCCCTTCGCCATCACGACCGGCTGCCCCGGATAA
- a CDS encoding TetR-like C-terminal domain-containing protein: MVRAGLSPERLTLAGAELADEAGFGQVTLSALARCFDVKPASLYAHVKNSHELKTRIALFALEELADRVAEAVAGRAGKDALTAFANAYRDYARAHPGRYEAARYRLDPQTAAASAGVRHAQMTRAILRGYDLAEPDQTHAVRMLGSVFHGYASLEAAGAFDHTDVAAQQSWAWTLDCLDTALRSRCTPESRV; the protein is encoded by the coding sequence GTGGTTCGGGCAGGACTGAGCCCGGAGCGGCTGACGCTCGCTGGTGCGGAACTCGCCGATGAGGCCGGTTTCGGCCAGGTGACCCTGTCCGCGCTCGCCCGGTGTTTCGACGTGAAGCCGGCGAGCCTGTACGCGCATGTGAAGAACTCCCACGAGCTCAAGACCCGGATCGCGCTGTTCGCACTGGAGGAACTCGCCGACCGGGTCGCCGAAGCCGTGGCCGGGCGCGCGGGCAAGGACGCCCTGACAGCCTTCGCGAACGCCTATCGGGACTACGCCCGGGCGCACCCCGGCCGGTACGAAGCCGCGCGGTACCGGCTCGACCCGCAGACTGCCGCGGCCAGCGCCGGCGTCCGGCATGCACAGATGACACGGGCGATCCTGCGCGGCTACGACCTGGCTGAGCCGGACCAGACGCACGCGGTCCGCATGCTGGGCAGCGTCTTCCACGGCTATGCCTCCCTGGAGGCGGCCGGCGCTTTCGACCACACGGACGTCGCCGCTCAGCAGTCCTGGGCCTGGACCCTTGACTGCCTCGACACCGCATTGCGGAGCCGGTGCACCCCAGAATCAAGAGTTTGA
- a CDS encoding recombinase family protein: MTGPQDAIESDADDVERHDCPRCGVQPGSPCRSRSGAVAGIYHTGRFKKVARLAKLLRVPTPADRGPGQPWRPGTPPPAAPETDTPGADIRIGYARCSHLTQELQSQLDALSAHGIPRDKIFSEKISTRIRVRPQFEAALTLAREIKAHAPHCRVLFTVYEMKRLGRDAAELTALADHLTAHGLVLEMLAGPLPGIYDPSGPGRMLFGFFAAMAETERESIREVTLEGLDAAARKGKHGGRPPVITDDMLHTVLRRRAAGESVEKIRPDLIIPTGKRKGQNPGLASIYRALAEHEKRQAYPEAVEAAHADFAAFQTN; the protein is encoded by the coding sequence GTGACGGGCCCTCAGGACGCCATCGAGAGCGACGCCGACGACGTCGAGCGCCACGACTGCCCGCGCTGCGGCGTCCAGCCCGGCTCGCCCTGCCGCTCGCGCTCGGGCGCGGTCGCCGGGATCTACCACACCGGCCGGTTCAAGAAGGTGGCCCGGCTTGCCAAGCTGCTGCGGGTGCCGACCCCGGCCGACCGCGGCCCCGGACAACCCTGGAGGCCCGGCACCCCGCCGCCGGCCGCGCCCGAGACGGACACCCCTGGCGCGGACATCCGCATCGGGTACGCCCGCTGCAGCCACCTCACGCAAGAGCTGCAGTCGCAGCTGGACGCGCTCAGCGCGCACGGCATCCCCCGTGACAAGATCTTCTCCGAGAAGATCAGCACCCGCATCCGGGTCCGCCCCCAGTTCGAGGCCGCGCTCACCCTCGCCCGCGAGATCAAGGCCCACGCCCCGCACTGCCGCGTGCTGTTCACCGTCTACGAGATGAAGCGGCTCGGCCGCGACGCCGCCGAGCTCACCGCGCTGGCCGACCACCTCACCGCCCACGGCCTGGTCTTGGAGATGCTGGCCGGGCCGCTGCCCGGCATCTACGACCCGTCCGGCCCCGGCCGGATGCTGTTCGGGTTCTTCGCCGCGATGGCCGAGACGGAGCGCGAGAGCATCCGCGAGGTCACCCTCGAAGGGCTCGACGCCGCCGCCCGCAAGGGCAAGCACGGTGGCCGGCCGCCCGTCATCACCGACGACATGCTGCACACCGTGCTGCGACGTCGGGCGGCCGGCGAGTCGGTCGAGAAGATCCGCCCGGACCTGATCATCCCCACGGGCAAGCGCAAGGGCCAGAACCCCGGCCTGGCCAGCATCTACCGGGCGCTCGCCGAGCACGAGAAGCGCCAGGCATACCCCGAAGCCGTCGAAGCGGCCCATGCCGACTTCGCCGCCTTTCAGACCAACTGA